One window of Desulfobacca acetoxidans DSM 11109 genomic DNA carries:
- a CDS encoding endonuclease III domain-containing protein: protein MKEKITTLYHILYQAYGPQGWWPGDSPLEVAVGAILTQNTNWKNVATAIARLKQAGLLNAEALFELPQEELVEHIRPAGYYNIKARRLKSFLAFLFSAYGGSLEEMAAAELEEVRQQLLAVKGIGPETADSILLYALEKPIFVVDAYTFRILSRHNLISDPSSYDQLQSIFLQALPPDTALYKEYHALLVQTGKDCCRPRPRCEACPVQGFHGCP from the coding sequence GTGAAAGAAAAAATTACCACCCTTTATCATATTCTTTATCAGGCCTATGGTCCCCAAGGTTGGTGGCCGGGAGACAGCCCCCTGGAGGTGGCGGTGGGGGCTATTCTGACCCAGAACACAAACTGGAAGAATGTTGCTACTGCCATTGCCCGGTTAAAACAGGCTGGTTTGCTGAATGCCGAGGCCCTGTTTGAACTGCCGCAGGAAGAGTTGGTGGAGCATATCCGGCCAGCGGGGTATTACAACATCAAGGCCAGACGGTTAAAGAGCTTCCTGGCCTTTTTGTTTTCGGCCTACGGCGGTTCCCTTGAGGAAATGGCGGCAGCAGAATTGGAAGAAGTACGCCAACAGTTGCTTGCCGTCAAGGGCATCGGGCCGGAAACCGCGGACAGCATCCTGTTATATGCCTTGGAAAAACCAATCTTCGTGGTGGACGCGTATACATTTCGCATCCTGTCACGCCACAACCTGATCAGCGATCCGAGTTCCTATGACCAGTTGCAGTCTATCTTTCTTCAGGCCCTGCCCCCGGATACCGCCTTATATAAAGAATACCACGCCTTACTGGTGCAAACCGGCAAGGACTGCTGCCGACCTCGCCCCCGTTGCGAGGCCTGTCCGGTTCAAGGGTTTCACGGTTGTCCCTGA
- a CDS encoding ABC transporter ATP-binding protein, with translation MIAVRDLTKYYGSIAAIQQLNFEVADGEIVGFLGPNAAGKTTTLKILAGYMPPTSGTASVKGYDCISQSLAARHCLGYLPENVPLYPDLTVAQFLDFVAQAKGLDRSQRRLEVDRAVSDCSLEEVKQTLIAVLSKGFRQRVGLAQALLGRPPLLILDEPTIGLDPAQIVEIRELIRQLAGEHTVILSSHILPEVSQLCQRVIIINRGQIVASDTPANLTNQLGRDARLHLSVKGPTSEVEAALKAVRGVKTVLSEADGSFSLEADLDYEVRPELARCVVQHGWDLLELKTQEFTLEDVFMNLVTEEKPTD, from the coding sequence ATGATTGCAGTTAGAGATTTGACCAAGTATTATGGCTCAATTGCAGCCATCCAGCAGCTCAATTTTGAGGTGGCGGATGGCGAGATCGTCGGTTTTCTAGGACCGAACGCCGCCGGGAAAACTACTACTCTAAAAATCTTGGCCGGCTACATGCCACCCACGTCCGGCACTGCGTCGGTGAAAGGCTATGATTGCATCAGCCAATCCTTGGCTGCCAGGCATTGCCTCGGTTATCTGCCCGAGAACGTTCCGCTCTATCCGGACCTGACTGTCGCCCAGTTTTTGGATTTTGTTGCCCAGGCCAAGGGTCTGGACCGCTCTCAGCGGCGGTTGGAGGTGGACCGGGCTGTCAGCGATTGTTCCCTCGAGGAAGTGAAGCAGACACTTATCGCTGTTCTTTCCAAAGGCTTCCGGCAGCGCGTAGGATTGGCCCAGGCCTTGCTGGGCCGCCCGCCGCTGTTGATTCTGGATGAACCTACCATTGGCTTGGATCCGGCTCAGATTGTAGAAATCAGAGAGCTGATCCGCCAGTTGGCCGGGGAACATACGGTCATTCTCAGCAGTCATATCCTACCCGAAGTCAGTCAACTCTGTCAGCGGGTCATCATCATCAACCGGGGACAGATTGTGGCCAGCGATACCCCGGCCAACCTGACCAATCAGTTGGGTCGGGACGCCCGTTTGCACCTGTCCGTCAAAGGACCAACCTCAGAGGTAGAGGCCGCCCTCAAGGCCGTACGGGGTGTGAAAACGGTCCTCTCCGAAGCCGACGGCTCTTTTTCCCTGGAGGCGGACCTGGATTACGAAGTGCGCCCGGAACTGGCCCGCTGCGTTGTCCAGCACGGTTGGGATCTCCTGGAACTGAAGACCCAGGAATTTACCCTCGAGGACGTCTTTATGAACCTGGTGACCGAAGAAAAACCTACTGACTGA
- a CDS encoding ABC transporter permease subunit, whose translation MSGCLAVWRKELTIYFATPIFYLTGFFFLVLAGYFFYSNIAYYTVLSFQAGQNPYLASMLSPQQMVHRPFFGNLAVILLFIAPLFTMRLFAEEKRSGTIELLFTLPLTDWGVIFGKFLAALVLYALLLAVTVLYSGAFAAIMALDWGAVVVGYLGLLLLGGAFLALGMFCSTLTENQIIAAVIAFSLLLLFWIIGWYEELGPPAYQGFFRHISMMGHFDAFARGVLDSRDVIYYLSIIFFFLFLTKRQLESRAWRG comes from the coding sequence ATGAGTGGTTGCCTCGCCGTCTGGCGTAAAGAATTAACGATTTATTTCGCTACCCCGATTTTTTATCTTACCGGCTTCTTTTTCCTGGTGTTGGCAGGGTATTTTTTCTATTCCAACATTGCCTACTATACCGTCTTAAGCTTTCAGGCCGGTCAGAACCCCTATCTGGCCTCGATGCTGTCGCCGCAGCAGATGGTGCACCGCCCTTTCTTCGGCAACTTGGCGGTGATTTTGTTATTTATTGCCCCGTTGTTCACCATGCGGCTGTTTGCCGAAGAAAAGCGCTCCGGCACGATAGAACTGCTCTTTACCCTGCCGCTGACCGATTGGGGAGTTATTTTTGGAAAATTTCTGGCGGCCCTGGTCTTGTATGCCCTCCTGTTGGCGGTAACTGTACTGTATAGCGGGGCCTTTGCCGCTATCATGGCATTGGATTGGGGCGCTGTGGTTGTCGGCTACCTGGGTCTGCTATTGTTAGGCGGGGCTTTTTTGGCCTTGGGGATGTTCTGCTCCACTCTGACCGAAAATCAGATCATCGCCGCTGTGATTGCTTTTAGTCTGCTGCTGCTGTTCTGGATCATCGGCTGGTATGAGGAGTTGGGTCCTCCGGCCTATCAGGGTTTCTTCAGGCATATTTCAATGATGGGCCATTTTGATGCCTTTGCCCGAGGCGTCCTCGACAGCCGCGATGTTATCTATTATCTCAGTATAATCTTTTTTTTCCTGTTCTTGACAAAACGTCAGCTCGAATCAAGGGCTTGGAGAGGCTAA
- a CDS encoding GldG family protein: MNIKPDPSSRKKLLYGSGSAAAVLIVLAILVFLALLAERYPWRLDLTADKSQSLSIITKNKLAEVKEPLKLTAFLPEGQSDRQAAKEVLDSYQYQNRQLSVRIVDPERQPLEAQQAGYRQPGNVLLEYQGRRQLANAATEENLTNAIRKLLHPQSKKVYFLTGHGERGLKESERGNFHVARQSLTNEGIEVQDLNLLTQSQVPTDASVLILAGPVRPLFASEIKAIENYLQRGGRVLVLLEPYKDAGLEEFLTGYGLELDNRLILDDNQVSRALGASITMPLVIQYGNHRITQDFSNVVTIFPLARPLYLAKEPPQGVHLFPLANTTSTSWAIAGQERLKSGKAEFNQQTDRKGPFTLAALVEKRLSAKAPGGKPESEKPGTAAEKPDTPNPALEKIAYLIVIGNTDFADSRYFNLSGNGDLFLNTVNFLAGEETQIAIRSEEKKAKPLILTGYQGWSLFLVCLVLIPLAVIIAGVNAYVRRRSRR, encoded by the coding sequence ATGAATATCAAGCCAGATCCCAGTTCCCGAAAGAAATTGCTTTATGGCTCCGGCTCCGCCGCGGCTGTGCTCATTGTACTGGCCATTTTGGTCTTCTTGGCCCTCCTGGCGGAACGCTATCCCTGGCGATTGGACCTGACTGCCGATAAAAGTCAATCTCTGTCCATTATTACCAAGAATAAGCTGGCAGAGGTAAAAGAACCCCTCAAACTCACGGCCTTCCTTCCTGAGGGGCAGTCGGACCGCCAGGCAGCTAAAGAGGTGCTGGATAGCTATCAGTATCAGAACCGCCAGCTCTCGGTCAGGATCGTCGATCCCGAGCGCCAACCTTTAGAGGCCCAGCAGGCCGGCTATCGCCAACCCGGCAACGTCCTGTTAGAGTATCAAGGGCGTCGGCAGTTGGCCAACGCCGCGACGGAAGAAAACTTGACCAACGCCATCCGCAAGCTGTTACACCCGCAGAGTAAAAAAGTCTATTTCCTTACCGGGCATGGTGAGCGCGGGCTGAAAGAATCGGAGCGCGGAAATTTTCACGTGGCCCGCCAATCCCTGACCAACGAAGGTATAGAGGTCCAGGACCTAAACCTCTTGACCCAGAGCCAGGTCCCAACCGATGCCTCGGTCTTGATCCTGGCGGGACCGGTAAGGCCTCTGTTTGCCAGCGAGATAAAAGCTATAGAAAATTACCTGCAGCGGGGGGGCCGGGTCCTGGTTCTCTTGGAACCCTATAAAGACGCCGGACTTGAGGAATTCCTTACCGGCTACGGCCTTGAACTGGATAACCGTCTGATCCTGGATGACAATCAAGTCAGCCGCGCCCTCGGGGCCAGCATCACCATGCCCCTGGTAATTCAATATGGCAACCACCGCATCACCCAGGATTTCAGCAACGTGGTGACGATTTTCCCGTTGGCCCGGCCCCTATATCTAGCTAAGGAGCCTCCGCAAGGCGTGCATCTCTTTCCCTTGGCCAATACCACCAGCACCAGTTGGGCGATTGCCGGGCAGGAGCGGCTGAAGAGTGGGAAAGCCGAATTTAATCAACAGACCGATCGCAAGGGGCCCTTTACCTTGGCCGCTTTGGTCGAAAAACGCTTGAGTGCGAAGGCCCCGGGCGGAAAGCCCGAATCTGAAAAACCTGGAACAGCAGCCGAAAAACCCGACACTCCCAACCCGGCCCTCGAAAAAATCGCCTATCTCATCGTCATCGGCAACACGGACTTCGCCGACAGCCGTTATTTCAACCTGTCCGGGAATGGCGATCTCTTTCTCAATACAGTTAATTTTCTTGCCGGCGAAGAAACCCAGATCGCCATCCGCAGTGAGGAAAAGAAAGCCAAACCGCTGATCCTGACCGGATACCAGGGCTGGTCCCTGTTCCTGGTCTGCCTGGTCCTCATACCTCTGGCCGTTATTATCGCCGGGGTCAATGCCTATGTCAGAAGAAGGAGTCGGCGATGA
- a CDS encoding DUF4340 domain-containing protein, which translates to MSGRKVLWYLMVLLLAAGGYFLSEFYQSRREVQEQAAKKIFDVKTADIGSLALRSDKGEIILQPIPATEKPAAEGKKSDTTVSPPARQWRLVKPIVAKADDPIVNSMLDTLAELKMQRQFEPTSAENLKDFGLEKPILIVEFRVGDQKHQLRFGIKVPGNCSYYAQKDQDPKLLLINAADKEALDRTLTALRRKTIFSLKPDAVHEIRLINGRQKLVLQKKGPSEWIPSGQPQTRLRADRIDSFLRSLSLAQAAEFVAEKADDPKKYGLSPRSAIHLTLVGPDREETLLLGGKQGERFYAQKQDSSTIFLVDKSLAEKFPASYEALQDRRLWAGKDDEVQKIAWGPPDKPATATREQDAWKIQLPDSPPHQQTTVKFGLALWRLKEIEYDRLLTSRQAKPSPPVFTLTLVGAEGKPLFRLEELKPEKDLIRVSFSQGQETQTALVPAKSLDDLKQDLDRLSRPVVQDQKQSQEGK; encoded by the coding sequence ATGAGCGGCAGAAAAGTTTTATGGTACCTCATGGTCCTCCTGCTGGCGGCTGGCGGCTACTTTTTATCGGAATTTTATCAATCCCGTCGGGAAGTCCAGGAACAGGCCGCCAAAAAAATCTTTGACGTCAAAACCGCAGACATCGGCAGCCTGGCCTTGAGAAGCGACAAGGGGGAGATCATTCTGCAACCCATTCCCGCCACCGAAAAACCCGCCGCCGAGGGCAAGAAATCCGATACAACGGTGTCCCCTCCGGCAAGACAGTGGCGCCTCGTCAAACCTATTGTCGCCAAAGCCGATGACCCCATTGTCAACTCCATGCTTGACACGTTGGCAGAATTAAAAATGCAGCGCCAGTTTGAACCTACGTCGGCTGAAAACCTGAAAGATTTCGGACTGGAGAAACCGATTCTGATAGTCGAATTTCGGGTTGGGGACCAAAAGCACCAACTTCGATTCGGCATCAAGGTTCCCGGTAACTGCAGCTATTATGCCCAAAAAGACCAAGACCCTAAATTGTTGTTGATCAATGCCGCCGATAAGGAGGCCCTGGATCGAACCCTCACCGCTTTGCGCCGGAAGACTATCTTTTCTTTAAAACCTGATGCGGTTCATGAAATCAGACTGATCAATGGCAGACAGAAATTGGTATTGCAGAAAAAAGGTCCCTCGGAGTGGATCCCGTCAGGCCAACCCCAGACCAGACTACGGGCCGACCGGATCGATTCTTTCCTCCGAAGTCTGTCGTTGGCTCAAGCGGCGGAATTTGTCGCTGAGAAAGCCGATGATCCGAAGAAATATGGCCTGTCGCCAAGGTCAGCCATCCACCTCACCCTGGTCGGCCCGGATCGGGAGGAAACCCTGCTGTTAGGCGGCAAACAGGGTGAGCGTTTCTACGCCCAGAAACAAGACTCGTCCACTATCTTCCTGGTGGACAAATCACTGGCGGAAAAATTTCCCGCCTCTTACGAGGCCCTCCAAGACCGACGCCTCTGGGCCGGCAAGGATGACGAGGTCCAGAAAATAGCCTGGGGACCGCCGGATAAACCGGCCACCGCTACCCGGGAACAGGACGCCTGGAAAATCCAATTGCCTGACAGTCCCCCCCACCAGCAGACCACCGTCAAATTCGGCCTGGCCTTGTGGAGACTGAAGGAGATCGAATATGATCGACTGTTAACCTCTCGCCAGGCCAAACCCTCACCCCCGGTCTTCACCCTGACGCTTGTCGGAGCAGAGGGCAAACCTTTATTCCGCTTGGAAGAACTTAAGCCTGAAAAGGATCTGATACGGGTGAGTTTTTCACAAGGACAGGAAACCCAAACTGCTCTTGTTCCCGCCAAATCCTTGGATGACCTCAAACAGGACCTGGACCGCCTCTCCCGGCCGGTGGTCCAAGACCAGAAGCAGTCTCAGGAGGGGAAGTGA
- a CDS encoding methylenetetrahydrofolate reductase: MSVKTPSTLEKILASGQQAVTSEIGPPRSTDGAEIEHKANLIKDYVDAINVTDNQTSVVRLCSLAACIRLKQMGLEPVMQMTTRDRNRIAIQSDILGAASFGINNILCLTGDHQIFGDHAASANVFDLDSVQLLETVRLMRDEGKLMSGFDLPSRPNMFVGAAENPFAGPNVLVRAMRLAKKIKAGAEFIQTQCIYNIPKFKEWLKIAVDKGLTQKVHILAGITPFKSLGMARYMKSRVPGMDVPDNLIERLKGVPKEKQAEEGIRLAIEMMQELKGLNGVKGFHIMAIEWEEKVPELVKGAGLYPRPTA; this comes from the coding sequence ATGAGCGTCAAGACACCAAGCACTTTAGAAAAAATCCTGGCTTCCGGGCAGCAGGCGGTCACTTCGGAAATAGGTCCTCCCCGAAGCACCGATGGGGCCGAGATCGAACATAAGGCGAATCTGATTAAAGATTATGTGGATGCGATCAATGTAACCGATAACCAGACCTCAGTAGTGAGGTTATGCAGCCTGGCCGCCTGTATCAGGCTGAAACAGATGGGGTTGGAACCGGTGATGCAGATGACTACCCGGGACCGCAACCGCATCGCCATACAGAGCGACATCCTGGGTGCGGCTTCTTTCGGTATCAACAATATCCTCTGTCTCACGGGCGACCATCAGATTTTCGGCGACCACGCGGCTTCGGCCAACGTCTTTGATCTGGACTCTGTTCAATTGCTGGAGACCGTCAGGCTGATGCGGGATGAGGGCAAGCTGATGAGCGGTTTTGACCTGCCCTCGCGTCCCAATATGTTTGTGGGCGCTGCCGAAAACCCCTTTGCCGGGCCCAATGTACTTGTCCGGGCCATGCGGCTCGCCAAAAAGATTAAGGCCGGGGCGGAGTTCATTCAGACCCAGTGCATTTATAATATTCCCAAGTTCAAAGAATGGCTAAAGATCGCAGTTGACAAAGGTCTGACCCAAAAAGTGCACATTTTGGCTGGCATTACTCCTTTTAAGAGTCTGGGGATGGCGCGTTATATGAAATCCAGGGTGCCGGGGATGGATGTACCCGATAACCTTATTGAGCGGCTGAAAGGCGTTCCCAAGGAAAAGCAGGCGGAAGAAGGGATCAGGCTGGCCATCGAAATGATGCAGGAACTGAAAGGGTTGAACGGCGTCAAGGGTTTCCACATAATGGCCATTGAATGGGAAGAAAAAGTGCCCGAACTGGTTAAGGGCGCCGGTTTGTACCCACGGCCGACAGCTTAA
- a CDS encoding methylenetetrahydrofolate reductase C-terminal domain-containing protein, whose translation MIKATPKPLEEIIDYVKDFSNILIVGCDGCVTVCEAGGMKEAKILGSALRLYYTQAGKDHEVIETTVTRQCDKEYLAGIKDLVENADAVISLACGCGIQYLTEMYYHKIVFPGVNTHFMGINAERGRYEERCAGCGQCILASTGGICPIARCSKRMLNGPCGGSDNGKCEVNKDIPCAWHLIYERLEILGQLNRLEEPVSAKDWRTSRDGGPRVIIRDDLRKD comes from the coding sequence ATGATCAAGGCAACACCGAAACCGCTGGAGGAGATCATCGATTATGTCAAAGACTTTTCTAATATTCTGATTGTAGGCTGTGACGGCTGTGTTACCGTCTGCGAAGCGGGAGGGATGAAAGAGGCCAAGATTCTCGGCTCGGCTCTGCGACTTTACTATACTCAGGCGGGCAAGGATCATGAAGTGATTGAGACTACGGTGACCAGACAGTGCGATAAAGAGTATCTGGCCGGAATAAAAGACCTAGTCGAAAATGCCGACGCCGTCATTTCTCTCGCCTGCGGCTGCGGCATCCAGTATTTGACTGAGATGTATTATCACAAGATTGTTTTTCCAGGGGTTAACACCCACTTTATGGGCATCAATGCTGAGCGGGGGCGGTATGAAGAACGCTGTGCCGGCTGTGGCCAATGCATCCTGGCGAGTACAGGCGGCATCTGTCCCATTGCCCGCTGTTCCAAACGGATGCTCAACGGACCGTGCGGCGGCTCCGATAACGGGAAATGTGAGGTCAACAAGGATATACCCTGCGCCTGGCATCTCATCTATGAAAGGCTGGAGATTCTGGGCCAATTAAACCGGCTGGAAGAACCGGTTTCTGCCAAGGATTGGCGGACCAGCCGGGACGGCGGCCCGAGGGTGATTATTCGTGATGATCTCCGAAAAGACTAA
- a CDS encoding hydrogenase iron-sulfur subunit — protein sequence MEFEPKIIAFCCSYUAYSAADLAGSMRLQYPTHIHIVKVPCTGRVDLIHLLVAFEQGADGVFVAGCLEGECHYVHGNIFARKRVGRAKEILEKIGIGRDRVEMYNLSAGQGTRWAEICREFDERIKKLGPSPIRLAHEKKAA from the coding sequence ATGGAATTCGAACCCAAGATCATCGCTTTCTGCTGTAGTTATTGAGCGTATTCTGCTGCGGACCTGGCAGGTTCGATGAGACTGCAATATCCAACGCATATTCATATTGTCAAAGTCCCCTGCACCGGGCGGGTGGACCTGATTCACCTGCTGGTGGCTTTTGAGCAGGGAGCCGACGGCGTCTTTGTAGCCGGCTGTTTAGAGGGCGAGTGCCACTATGTGCACGGCAATATCTTTGCCCGTAAGCGAGTCGGCCGGGCCAAGGAGATTCTTGAGAAGATCGGTATCGGCCGGGACCGCGTGGAAATGTATAATCTATCTGCCGGCCAGGGGACCAGATGGGCCGAAATCTGCCGTGAATTTGACGAACGGATCAAGAAGTTGGGTCCCAGTCCGATCCGTCTGGCTCATGAAAAGAAAGCCGCATAA
- the mdh gene encoding malate dehydrogenase, which translates to MARKKITIVGAGNVGATAAHWAAAKELGDIVLVDIVEGMPQGKSLDLMQARPIYGFNVTIVGTNGYEETAGSDVVIVTSGLARKPGMSREDLLNKNTEIVAGVTKAVAAKSPNAILINVANPLDAMCYVMKKVSGFPRERVMGMAGILDTARFRCFLAMELNVAVEEIQSMVLGGHGDDMVPILSATTVSGMPITQFIKDKARLDAMVERTRKGGGEIVGLLKTGSAFYAPSAAAVQMAEAILKDQKRVAPVSVYMEGEYGLKDIFFGVPVILGAGGVEKIIELPLNAEEQALLEKSAAAVTKTRDELPRL; encoded by the coding sequence ATGGCACGGAAGAAAATTACTATTGTCGGGGCCGGTAATGTGGGCGCCACCGCGGCGCATTGGGCAGCGGCCAAGGAGCTGGGCGATATAGTCCTAGTGGATATTGTCGAAGGCATGCCCCAGGGCAAGTCCCTGGACCTGATGCAGGCTCGGCCTATTTACGGTTTTAATGTTACTATAGTCGGAACCAACGGCTATGAGGAGACTGCCGGCTCGGATGTGGTCATCGTTACTTCCGGTCTGGCCCGCAAGCCGGGCATGAGCCGGGAAGACCTGCTTAATAAGAATACCGAGATCGTGGCCGGGGTGACTAAAGCGGTAGCGGCTAAAAGCCCTAATGCTATTTTGATCAATGTCGCCAATCCCTTGGACGCCATGTGCTACGTCATGAAAAAAGTCAGCGGCTTTCCGAGGGAGCGGGTCATGGGTATGGCCGGCATTCTGGATACTGCCCGGTTCCGCTGTTTCCTGGCCATGGAATTAAATGTAGCGGTGGAGGAAATCCAGTCCATGGTGTTGGGCGGCCACGGGGACGATATGGTGCCTATTCTGAGCGCCACGACAGTTTCAGGTATGCCCATTACCCAGTTTATTAAAGACAAAGCCCGGTTGGACGCCATGGTGGAACGTACCCGCAAAGGGGGCGGCGAGATCGTTGGGCTGCTGAAAACCGGTTCGGCCTTTTATGCCCCATCGGCGGCCGCAGTACAGATGGCCGAGGCCATCCTGAAGGATCAGAAACGGGTGGCGCCGGTATCGGTCTATATGGAAGGTGAGTATGGGCTCAAGGATATCTTCTTCGGTGTGCCGGTTATCTTGGGGGCCGGTGGTGTTGAGAAGATCATCGAACTGCCCTTGAACGCCGAAGAGCAGGCTCTGCTGGAAAAAAGCGCTGCCGCGGTAACCAAGACCAGGGACGAGTTGCCCAGGTTATAG